From one Thamnophis elegans isolate rThaEle1 chromosome 7, rThaEle1.pri, whole genome shotgun sequence genomic stretch:
- the C7H12orf29 gene encoding uncharacterized protein C12orf29 homolog isoform X2, translated as MSRLGSVQQKVPCLFVTQVKEEPSAKRERQTFKVLATNSINKKALAADIYSAIPTEKVDGTCCYITAYKGFTWNIEDDFRSVPECWIPAKEIEYYNGKPFPDENGHIPGWVPVEKNSKLYCWHSSAVDYEYELGLILKHHAEEPDLLEICSVPLSEFTEQTLELIGTNINANPYGLGNKKHPIHLLVPHGTFKIKNAPSINHNDILAWLDGCKEGKIEGIVWHCPDGNLIKLHRHHLGLSWPIADPSLASKPVTVTFSRAKYNFEPKTLFHYFSKLDGQRFSSLRDIISDL; from the exons ATGAGCCGCCTGGGCTCGGTGCAGCAGAAGGTGCCCTGCCTCTTCGTGACTCAAGTGAAGGAGGAGCCCTCGGCCAAGCGGGAGCGCCAG ACTTTTAAAGTGTTGGCCACCAACTCAATTAATAAAAAGGCTTTAGCTGCAGATATATACAGTGCAATCCCAACAGAAAAGGTGGATGGAACTTGCTGTTATATAACTGCATACAAAG GATTTACATGGAATATTGAAGATGATTTCAGGTCTGTCCCTGAATGCTGGATTCCAGCCAAGGAAATAGAGTACTACAATGGAAAGCCTTTTCCTGATGAAAATGGACACATTCCAG GTTGGGTGCCAGTAGAAAAAAACAGCAAACTATATTGTTGGCATTCTTCTGCTGTTGATTATGAATATGAACTTGGTCTCATTCTGAAGCATCATGCTGAGGAACCTGATCTTCTAGAAATCTGTTCAGTACCTTTAAGTGAATTTACAGAGCAGACACTAGAACTTATTGGAACAAATATTAATGCAAATCCATATG GCTTAGGAAATAAGAAACATCCTATACACCTTCTTGTGCCACATGGAACATTTAAGATTAAAAATGCACCATCAATAAATCACAATGACATATTGGCTTGGCTTGATGGATGCAAAGAAGGGAAGATTGAAGGAATTGTGTGGCATTGTCCTGATGGAAATTTAATCAAG CTTCATAGACATCATCTTGGCTTGTCCTGGCCAATTGCGGATCCTTCTTTGGCATCAAAACCAGTTACTGTCACTTTCAGTAGAGCCAAGTACAACTTTGAACCAAAGACtctctttcattatttttcaaagtTGGATGGACAAAGATTTAGTAGTCTTAGAGATAtaataagtgacttatga
- the C7H12orf29 gene encoding uncharacterized protein C12orf29 homolog isoform X1 yields the protein MSRLGSVQQKVPCLFVTQVKEEPSAKRERQTFKVLATNSINKKALAADIYSAIPTEKVDGTCCYITAYKGHPYLWARLDRKPNKQAEKKFKQFMYSAERSKGFTWNIEDDFRSVPECWIPAKEIEYYNGKPFPDENGHIPGWVPVEKNSKLYCWHSSAVDYEYELGLILKHHAEEPDLLEICSVPLSEFTEQTLELIGTNINANPYGLGNKKHPIHLLVPHGTFKIKNAPSINHNDILAWLDGCKEGKIEGIVWHCPDGNLIKLHRHHLGLSWPIADPSLASKPVTVTFSRAKYNFEPKTLFHYFSKLDGQRFSSLRDIISDL from the exons ATGAGCCGCCTGGGCTCGGTGCAGCAGAAGGTGCCCTGCCTCTTCGTGACTCAAGTGAAGGAGGAGCCCTCGGCCAAGCGGGAGCGCCAG ACTTTTAAAGTGTTGGCCACCAACTCAATTAATAAAAAGGCTTTAGCTGCAGATATATACAGTGCAATCCCAACAGAAAAGGTGGATGGAACTTGCTGTTATATAACTGCATACAAAG GTCATCCATACCTTTGGGCCCGACTTGATAGAAAACCAAACAAGCAAGCTGAGAAGAAGTTTAAGCAGTTTATGTACTCAGCAGAACGCTCAAAAG GATTTACATGGAATATTGAAGATGATTTCAGGTCTGTCCCTGAATGCTGGATTCCAGCCAAGGAAATAGAGTACTACAATGGAAAGCCTTTTCCTGATGAAAATGGACACATTCCAG GTTGGGTGCCAGTAGAAAAAAACAGCAAACTATATTGTTGGCATTCTTCTGCTGTTGATTATGAATATGAACTTGGTCTCATTCTGAAGCATCATGCTGAGGAACCTGATCTTCTAGAAATCTGTTCAGTACCTTTAAGTGAATTTACAGAGCAGACACTAGAACTTATTGGAACAAATATTAATGCAAATCCATATG GCTTAGGAAATAAGAAACATCCTATACACCTTCTTGTGCCACATGGAACATTTAAGATTAAAAATGCACCATCAATAAATCACAATGACATATTGGCTTGGCTTGATGGATGCAAAGAAGGGAAGATTGAAGGAATTGTGTGGCATTGTCCTGATGGAAATTTAATCAAG CTTCATAGACATCATCTTGGCTTGTCCTGGCCAATTGCGGATCCTTCTTTGGCATCAAAACCAGTTACTGTCACTTTCAGTAGAGCCAAGTACAACTTTGAACCAAAGACtctctttcattatttttcaaagtTGGATGGACAAAGATTTAGTAGTCTTAGAGATAtaataagtgacttatga